From a region of the Desmodus rotundus isolate HL8 chromosome 7, HLdesRot8A.1, whole genome shotgun sequence genome:
- the PIWIL1 gene encoding piwi-like protein 1 codes for MTGRARARARGRARGQETVQHVGAAASQQPGYRQPRPQQSLAEGELVGLGRQRGPVGATAKSQELQISAGFQELSLAERGGRRRDFHDLGVNTRQNIDHVKESKTGSSGIIVRLSTNHFRLTSRPQWALYQYHVDYNPLMEARRLRSALLFQHEDLIGRCHAFDGTILFLPKRLQHKVTEVFSQTRNGEHVRVTITLTNELPPTSPTCLQFYNIIFRRLLKIMNLQQIGRNYYNPSDPIDIPNHRLVIWPGFTTSILQYESSIMLCTDVSHKVLRSETVLDFMLSLYQQTEERRFQEQVSKELVGLIVLTKYNNKTYRVDDIDWDQNPNSTFKKADGSEVSFLEYYRKQYNQEITDLKQPVLVSQPKRRRGPGGSLPGPAMLIPELCYLTGLTDKMRNDFSVMKDLAVHTRLTPEQRQREVGRLIDYIHKDDNVQRELRDWGLSFDSNLLSFSGRILQAEKIHQGGKTFEYNPQFADWSKETRGAPLISVKPLDNWLLVYTRRNYEAANSLIQNLFKVTPAMGIQMKKAIMIEVDDRTEAYLRVLQQKVTSDTQIVVCLLSSNRKDKYDAIKKYLCTDCPTPSQCVVARTLGKQQTVMAIATKIALQMNCKMGGELWRVDMPLKLVMIVGIDCYHDTTAGRRSIAGFVASINEGMTRWFSRCVFQDRGQELVDGLKVCLQAALRAWNACNEYMPSRVIVYRDGVGDGQLKTLVSYEVPQFLDCLKSVGRGYNPRLTVIVVKKRVNARFFAQSGGRLQNPLPGTVIDVEVTRPEWYDFFIVSQAVRSGSVSPTHYNVIYDSSGLKPDHIQRLTYKLCHVYYNWPGVIRVPAPCQYAHKLAFLVGQSIHREPNLSLSNRLYYL; via the exons ATGACGGGGCGCGCGAGGGCGAGAGCCAGAGGAAGGGCGCGCGGTCAGGAGACGGTGCAGCACGTGGGCGCCGCTGCG AGCCAGCAGCCTGGGTACCGGCAGCCGCGGCCTCAGCAGTCGCTGGCCGAGGGGGAGCTGGTTGGCCTTGGACGACAGAGAGGACCAGTAGGAGCAACAGCCAAGTCACAAG AACTCCAgatctctgctggatttcaggaGTTATCCTTAGCAGAGAGAGGAGGCCGCCGCAGAGACTTCCATGACCTGGGCGTGAACACGAGACAGAACATCGACCACGTCAAAGAGTCAAAAACAG GCTCCTCGGGCATCATAGTGAGGCTCAGCACCAACCACTTCCGGCTGACGTCCCGCCCGCAGTGGGCCCTGTACCAGTACCACGTGGACTACAACCCCCTGATGGAGGCCCGCAGGCTCCGCTCCGCCCTGCTGTTCCAGCACGAAGACCTGATCGGAAGGTGCCATGCTTTCGATGGGACGATACTGTTTCTGCCTAAAAGGCTGCAGCACAAG GTCACAGAGGTTTTCAGTCAGACGCGCAACGGAGAGCACGTGAGGGTGACCATCACGCTGACGAACGAGCTCCCGCCCACGTCGCCCACCTGCCTGCAGTTCTACAACATCATCTTCAGGAG GCTGCTGAAGATCATGAACTTGCAGCAGATTGGGCGGAACTATTACAACCCGAGTGACCCGATTGACATCCCCAACCACAG GTTGGTGATCTGGCCCGGCTTCACGACCTCCATCCTGCAGTACGAGAGCAGCATCATGCTGTGCACGGACGTCAGCCACAAGGTGCTCCGCAGCGAGACCGTGCTGGACTTCATGCTCAGCCTGTACCAGCAGACCGAGGAGCGCCGCTTCCAGGAGCAGGTGTCCAAGGAGCTGGTCGGCCTCATCGTCCTCACCAA GTACAACAACAAAACCTACAGAGTCGACGACATCGACTGGGACCAGAACCCCAACAGCACCTTTAAGAAGGCAGACGGCTCCGAGGTCAGCTTCCTCGAGTACTACAGGAAG CAATACAACCAGGAAATCACTGACTTGAAGCAGCCGGTGCTGGTCAGTCAACCCAAGCGAAGGAGGGGCCCCGGCGGCAGTCTGCCCGGCCCCGCCATGCTCATCCCGGAGCTCTGCTACCTCACAG GCCTGACGGACAAGATGCGTAACGACTTCAGCGTGATGAAGGACCTGGCGGTGCACACGAGGCTGACGCCAGAGCAGAGGCAGCGGGAGGTGGGGAGGCTCATCGACTACATTCACAA AGATGACAATGTTCAGAGGGAGCTTCGAGACTGGGGTTTGAGCTTCGACTCCAACCTGCTGTCCTTCTCAGGGAGAATTCTGCAAGCAGAGAAGATCCACCAAGGCGGGAAAACA TTCGAGTACAACCCCCAGTTTGCCGACTGGTCCAAAGAAACGAGGGGCGCGCCACTGATCAGCGTGAAGCCCCTGGACAACTGGCTGCTGGTGTACACCCGGAGGAATTACGAGGCGGCCAACTCGCTGATACAGAACCTATTTAAAGTCACGCCGGCCATGGGCATACAAATGAAGAAAGCAATAAT GATCGAGGTGGACGACAGAACGGAAGCCTATCTGAGGGTCTTACAGCAGAAGGTCACGTCAGACACCCAGATA GTCGTCTGCCTGCTGTCGAGCAACCGGAAGGACAAGTACGACGCCATCAAGAAGTACCTGTGCAcagactgccccacccccagccagtgCGTGGTGGCGCGGACCCTGGGCAAGCAGCAGACCGTCATGGCCATCGCCACCAAGATCGCCCTGCAGATGAACTGCAAGATGGGCGGGGAGCTGTGGCGGGTGGACATGCCC CTGAAGCTGGTGATGATCGTCGGCATAGACTGTTACCACGACACCACGGCCGGGCGGAGGTCCATCGCGGGCTTTGTCGCAAGCATCAACGAAGGGATGACCCG CTGGTTCTCCCGCTGCGTGTTCCAAGACAGAGGCCAGGAGCTGGTGGACGGGCTCAAAGTGTGCCTGCAAG CCGCGCTGCGGGCCTGGAACGCGTGCAACGAGTACATGCCGAGCCGCGTCATCGTGTACCGCGACGGCGTGGGCGACGGCCAGCTGAAGACGCTGGTCAGCTACGAGGTGCCGCAGTTCCTGGACTGCCTCAAGTCCGTGGGCCGTGGCTACAA CCCCAGGCTGACGGTGATCGTGGTGAAGAAGCGAGTGAATGCCCGGTTTTTCGCTCAGTCTGGAGGAAGGCTTCAGAACCCACTTCCCGGGACTGTCATCGACGTGGAGGTCACCCGCCCGGAGTG GTACGACTTTTTTATCGTGAGCCAGGCGGTGAGAAGCGGCAGTGTGTCTCCCACACATTACAACGTCATCTATGACAGCAGCGGCCTGAAGCCGGACCACATCCAGAGGCTGACGTACAAGCTGTGTCACGTCTACTACAACTGGCCC GGTGTCATTCGCGTCCCCGCGCCCTGCCAGTACGCGCACAAGCTGGCCTTCCTCGTGGGCCAGAGCATCCACCGAGAGCCGAACCTGTCCCTCTCCAACCGCCTGTACTACCTGTAG